From a single Stomoxys calcitrans chromosome 4, idStoCalc2.1, whole genome shotgun sequence genomic region:
- the LOC106084221 gene encoding serine/threonine-protein phosphatase 4 regulatory subunit 2 isoform X2, with protein MVTMENHEEIMQILDRFTRLKQKDIPKELDDYLGYVAKTGDTVFKWASLKYLFREKLLNVIKNFYDTTPRIDEIPQYPNVDPFNYESMKSSLLERLELFNAAPFTIQRLCELLIDPRKQYSRIDKFMRALEKNILVSTVEPGRKRTESENGDSLDSVVNGDLSLDVNVDIEMESEGLFNSSETTNGNGTATKAEVEAAKEETKQEGGEKSVSKNTHANDDDNLPNPKKAKLDLPDDSKNIDEEVKKSETMTKEQVEAKKMECEEVVEKSKEEKDGDIPNEEVKVIDEAKTATAENDDRPKMMKIDKESNETLEDKVGQNKTEIESKKEEEENEVQRTEEHKLEKPTEDSINKEEVDDQPDEKVRSPETEKTKSEDINEKPVDIKAEEEVDAKAVELKEASQKNENKDQVDNKEEKTVVEKQETEKREKDQVETNTTEVLQAEKDAEVKPEKPGESKEIEEADTANKDEPKEEDTKKSDAEGNEKIENVLAAENKTESLEEKATEKEGIEAEKKTELSSEIEKVAEQNDVAEKEATSNIVCDQVATNDPTEETANTTPAPTIKPVQVVETADETANASNVGVSIPKAPPTLALNDQPMEEDAATVQEVVMTDALAKPDEDPSGMEVDDTSQEAMDQ; from the exons ATGGTAACGATGGAGAATCatgaagaaataatgcaaatcTTGGACCGTTTTACGCGCCTCAAGCAAAAAGACATTCCAAAGGAATTGGATGACTACCTTGGATATGTCGCTAAAACGGGCGACACGGTTTTCAAGTGGGCCTCACTCAAATATTTGTTccgtgagaaacttttgaatgTTATAAAGAATTTCTACGACACTACACCAAGAATTGATG AAATTCCCCAATATCCAAATGTTGATCCTTTCAATTATGAAAGCATGAAATCATCTTTACTTGAACGTCTTGAACTATTTAATGCTGCCCCTTTCACCATACAACGTTTGTGTGAGTTACTTATTGATCCCCGGAAGCAATACAGCAGGATTGACAAATTTATGCGAGCACTGgaaaaaaatatccttg TCAGTACCGTGGAACCAGGTCGTAAGAGAACCGAGTCAGAAAATGGAGACTCTCTTGATTCAGTTGTTAATGGCGATCTTTCGTTGGACGTCAATGTAGACATTGAAATGGAATCGGAGGGGCTTTTCAATAGTTCTGAAACAACCAATGGAAATGGCACAGCCACTAAAGCAGAAGTAGAGGCAGCcaaagaagaaacaaaacaggaggGCGGAGAAAAGAGTGTGTCCAAGAATACACATGCTAACGATGACGACAATTTGCCTAATCCGAAGAAAGCCAAACTTGATTTGCctgacgattcgaaaaatatagatgaagaagtcaagaaatCAGAAACAATGACAAAAGAACAAGTAGAAGCAAAGAAAATGGAATGCGAAGaagttgtagaaaaatccaAAGAAGAAAAGGATGGGGACATACCCAATGAAGAGGTGAAAGTTATAGATGAAGCTAAAACAGCGACAGCAGAAAATGACGATCGTCCTAAAATGATGAAAATAGACAAAGAATCGAACGAAACATTAGAAGATAAAGTAGGACAAAACAAGACGGAAATTGAAtctaaaaaagaagaagaagaaaatgaaGTGCAGCGAACTGAGGAGCATAAACTTGAAAAGCCTACTGAGGATTCGATTAATAAGGAAGAAGTCGATGATCAGCCTGATGAAAAGGTTAGATCACCAGAAACGGAAAAAACCAAATCTGAAGATATAAACGAAAAACCAGTTGACATTAAGGCTGAAGAAGAAGTTGACGCAAAGGCTGTCGAGCTAAAGGAGGCATCacagaaaaacgaaaataaagaTCAAGTGGATAACAAGGAAGAAAAAACAGTCGTTGAGAAACAGGAAACGGAAAAGAGAGAAAAGGATCAGGTGGAGACAAATACAACAGAAGTGTTACAAGCAGAAAAAGATGCAGAGGTAAAGCCAGAAAAGCCGGGGGAGAGCAAAGAAATCGAAGAAGCAGATACTGCAAACAAAGACGAACCAAAGGAAGAGGATACTAAGAAAAGTGATGCTGAAGGcaatgaaaaaattgaaaatgttttggCAGCGGAAAACAAAACAGAGTCGTTGGAGGAAAAAGCAACAGAAAAAGAGGGAATAGAGGCAGAAAAAAAGACTGAACTTTCAAGCGAAATCGAAAAAGTTGCTGAGCAaaacgatgtcgccgaaaaagAAGCTACTTCTAATATCGTATGCGACCAAGTAGCCACAAATGATCCCACAGAAGAGACTGCCAACACCACACCCGCTCCTACGATTAAGCCCGTTCAAGTTGTAGAAACAGCCGACGAAACTGCAAATGCAAGCAATGTTGGGGTTTCCATCCCCAAGGCACCTCCAACATTGGCTCTAAACGACCAACCCATGGAGGAGGATGCTGCAACTGTCCAAGAAGTTGTTATGACCGATGCCCTTGCAAAACCCGATGAGGATCCATCCGGAATGGAAGTTGATGACACCAGCCAAGAAGCTATGGatcagtaa
- the LOC106084220 gene encoding uncharacterized protein LOC106084220 yields MDEREEIQQNNMISNLPLLFANGYPTSLEKISETQLEKFIPFMVQCSLGHINLQGQVECSEPEWWPEDLTFNIPLRKPKTFHGNWVEKLKEVVLICYEFHKSVFLLRFCNDLSSYEHASLRFINNYNSTTSLFDRRSNKLLVTFRNENMSYDQPQRLRKCLLQQKSKNGHSSVNSLQQMVEPAPFDIYLCDNCDAELYSKEAILVHEKTCSVEDDDDVILCDTPEPEPEPQCTNTMEDNEQRIGFLLNFNLQCKSAKNQSQNIQKTKEIETACNGSPIDNLKVDSRFKIIDKKKRISRRTRAVHSVWRCPTIPLSSPAGQLLLRSTKTSITPEYLSERLERIERFCQAPLLSKLTTKPKFLEKKQSTSTPHCSFKKPQEYSTHLYIFPRRQFSQKRRTENVLLFNSSLLRRCKPISVRLKKINENKQNTPSTKLNIKLTRDNCRSSNWKISSCPSAEIIVDTIDLCTSDEDEDTQISYRPSNISYIIDY; encoded by the coding sequence ATGGACGAGCGAGAGGAAATACAACAGaataatatgatatccaaccttcCACTACTTTTCGCAAATGGCTACCCAACgtcattggaaaaaatttccgaGACTCAGTTGGAAAAGTTTATACCTTTTATGGTGCAATGTTCCTTGGGCCACATTAACCTGCAAGGCCAAGTTGAGTGCAGTGAGCCCGAGTGGTGGCCCGAAGATTTGACGTTCAATATTCCTCTGCGCAAACCGAAAACATTTCACGGCAATTGGGTGGAAAAACTAAAGGAGGTTGTATTAATATGTTACGAATTTCACAAAAGCGTTTTTCTTTTGAGATTTTGCAATGATTTGTCGTCGTACGAGCATGCGAGTTTGCGCTTCATCAACAACTACAATTCAACGACGTCATTATTTGATCGCAGAAGTAATAAGCTTCTGGTCACGTTTCGCAATGAGAATATGTCTTATGACCAACCACAAAGACTCCGAAAATGCCTGCTCCAACAAAAGTCGAAAAATGGTCACTCGTCGGTGAACTCCCTGCAACAGATGGTAGAGCCTGCTCCTTTTGACATTTATCTATGTGATAATTGCGATGCAGAATTGTATTCGAAAGAAGCCATTTTGGTTCATGAAAAGACTTGCAGTGTGGAGGATGACGATGATGTTATTCTGTGTGACACTCCAGAGCCTGAACCGGAGCCGCAGTGCACGAACACCATGGAAGACAACGAACAGCGTATTGGCTTCTTATTGAACTTCAATCTACAATGCAAGAGTGCAAAGAATCAAAgccaaaatattcaaaaaactaAGGAAATCGAAACAGCTTGCAACGGATCGCCAATTGACAACTTAAAAGTGGACAGCAGATTTAAAATCATAGACAAAAAGAAACGGATATCCAGACGAACCCGAGCAGTGCATTCGGTGTGGCGTTGCCCCACAATACCACTCTCCTCACCGGCGGGCCAGTTGCTGTTGCGATCGACAAAAACTTCCATTACTCCTGAGTATCTTAGCGAACGCCTGGAAAGGATTGAGAGATTTTGCCAGGCACCGCTTCTATCGAAATTGACGACCAAGCCCAAGTTCTTGGAGAAAAAGCAGTCAACTTCCACGCCACACTGTAGTTTTAAGAAGCCCCAAGAGTACAGTACTCATTTGTACATATTTCCCCGAAGACAGTTCTCGCAAAAGCGACGAACCGAAAACGTTTTACTCTTCAATTCGAGTCTATTGAGACGCTGCAAGCCAATTTCGGTTCGcttgaaaaaaataaacgaaaacaaACAGAATACTCCTAGCaccaaattaaatattaaactaACGCGTGACAATTGCCGTAGTTCTAATTGGAAAATATCATCATGTCCATCGGCGGAAATAATTGTTGATACAATTGATTTGTGCACATCCGACGAAGATGAGGACACTCAAATAAGCTATCGACCATCCAATATATCTTACATCATAGACTATTAG
- the LOC106084221 gene encoding serine/threonine-protein phosphatase 4 regulatory subunit 2 isoform X1: protein MVTMENHEEIMQILDRFTRLKQKDIPKELDDYLGYVAKTGDTVFKWASLKYLFREKLLNVIKNFYDTTPRIDEIPQYPNVDPFNYESMKSSLLERLELFNAAPFTIQRLCELLIDPRKQYSRIDKFMRALEKNILVVSTVEPGRKRTESENGDSLDSVVNGDLSLDVNVDIEMESEGLFNSSETTNGNGTATKAEVEAAKEETKQEGGEKSVSKNTHANDDDNLPNPKKAKLDLPDDSKNIDEEVKKSETMTKEQVEAKKMECEEVVEKSKEEKDGDIPNEEVKVIDEAKTATAENDDRPKMMKIDKESNETLEDKVGQNKTEIESKKEEEENEVQRTEEHKLEKPTEDSINKEEVDDQPDEKVRSPETEKTKSEDINEKPVDIKAEEEVDAKAVELKEASQKNENKDQVDNKEEKTVVEKQETEKREKDQVETNTTEVLQAEKDAEVKPEKPGESKEIEEADTANKDEPKEEDTKKSDAEGNEKIENVLAAENKTESLEEKATEKEGIEAEKKTELSSEIEKVAEQNDVAEKEATSNIVCDQVATNDPTEETANTTPAPTIKPVQVVETADETANASNVGVSIPKAPPTLALNDQPMEEDAATVQEVVMTDALAKPDEDPSGMEVDDTSQEAMDQ, encoded by the exons ATGGTAACGATGGAGAATCatgaagaaataatgcaaatcTTGGACCGTTTTACGCGCCTCAAGCAAAAAGACATTCCAAAGGAATTGGATGACTACCTTGGATATGTCGCTAAAACGGGCGACACGGTTTTCAAGTGGGCCTCACTCAAATATTTGTTccgtgagaaacttttgaatgTTATAAAGAATTTCTACGACACTACACCAAGAATTGATG AAATTCCCCAATATCCAAATGTTGATCCTTTCAATTATGAAAGCATGAAATCATCTTTACTTGAACGTCTTGAACTATTTAATGCTGCCCCTTTCACCATACAACGTTTGTGTGAGTTACTTATTGATCCCCGGAAGCAATACAGCAGGATTGACAAATTTATGCGAGCACTGgaaaaaaatatccttg TAGTCAGTACCGTGGAACCAGGTCGTAAGAGAACCGAGTCAGAAAATGGAGACTCTCTTGATTCAGTTGTTAATGGCGATCTTTCGTTGGACGTCAATGTAGACATTGAAATGGAATCGGAGGGGCTTTTCAATAGTTCTGAAACAACCAATGGAAATGGCACAGCCACTAAAGCAGAAGTAGAGGCAGCcaaagaagaaacaaaacaggaggGCGGAGAAAAGAGTGTGTCCAAGAATACACATGCTAACGATGACGACAATTTGCCTAATCCGAAGAAAGCCAAACTTGATTTGCctgacgattcgaaaaatatagatgaagaagtcaagaaatCAGAAACAATGACAAAAGAACAAGTAGAAGCAAAGAAAATGGAATGCGAAGaagttgtagaaaaatccaAAGAAGAAAAGGATGGGGACATACCCAATGAAGAGGTGAAAGTTATAGATGAAGCTAAAACAGCGACAGCAGAAAATGACGATCGTCCTAAAATGATGAAAATAGACAAAGAATCGAACGAAACATTAGAAGATAAAGTAGGACAAAACAAGACGGAAATTGAAtctaaaaaagaagaagaagaaaatgaaGTGCAGCGAACTGAGGAGCATAAACTTGAAAAGCCTACTGAGGATTCGATTAATAAGGAAGAAGTCGATGATCAGCCTGATGAAAAGGTTAGATCACCAGAAACGGAAAAAACCAAATCTGAAGATATAAACGAAAAACCAGTTGACATTAAGGCTGAAGAAGAAGTTGACGCAAAGGCTGTCGAGCTAAAGGAGGCATCacagaaaaacgaaaataaagaTCAAGTGGATAACAAGGAAGAAAAAACAGTCGTTGAGAAACAGGAAACGGAAAAGAGAGAAAAGGATCAGGTGGAGACAAATACAACAGAAGTGTTACAAGCAGAAAAAGATGCAGAGGTAAAGCCAGAAAAGCCGGGGGAGAGCAAAGAAATCGAAGAAGCAGATACTGCAAACAAAGACGAACCAAAGGAAGAGGATACTAAGAAAAGTGATGCTGAAGGcaatgaaaaaattgaaaatgttttggCAGCGGAAAACAAAACAGAGTCGTTGGAGGAAAAAGCAACAGAAAAAGAGGGAATAGAGGCAGAAAAAAAGACTGAACTTTCAAGCGAAATCGAAAAAGTTGCTGAGCAaaacgatgtcgccgaaaaagAAGCTACTTCTAATATCGTATGCGACCAAGTAGCCACAAATGATCCCACAGAAGAGACTGCCAACACCACACCCGCTCCTACGATTAAGCCCGTTCAAGTTGTAGAAACAGCCGACGAAACTGCAAATGCAAGCAATGTTGGGGTTTCCATCCCCAAGGCACCTCCAACATTGGCTCTAAACGACCAACCCATGGAGGAGGATGCTGCAACTGTCCAAGAAGTTGTTATGACCGATGCCCTTGCAAAACCCGATGAGGATCCATCCGGAATGGAAGTTGATGACACCAGCCAAGAAGCTATGGatcagtaa